The genomic interval ATATTTTCTTTGCAGTTTAGTATGAATCCTATGATAATTAACCAATCCATAATTTTTATTCATAGTacaataacaaaaatacaaCAACTAATCTGTAAATGGTATACATATCCAAGCCCCAAACCAAAAACTAGATGAAAATGACATCCTCAAACTGaggcaaaaataaataatacaaacagAACAAAATccaaaaacataatttaaatcaCTCAACTACATGCAAGATCATAGATAGAACATAGAAGTGGCAAATGAAACCCAAATCCATCCATAGTATCTAGTCAACTCTTCAATTTGATGGTGGAGGAGAGAGGAATGGAAGATTTGGAATGGTGGGAATTGAAGGCATTGTCGTTGGAATAGTGGGAAGAGGAGGAAGTGTTACCTTAGGAATTGAGGGAACATTATTGGCTGGGTTTGTGGGAAGTGTAGGCAAAGGATTAGATGGCAGTGGAGCTACATTGGGTTTTGGCAAAGTTGGAAGAGCTGGCAAAGGATTTGAGGGCAATGGAGCAATGTTGGGCTTTGGCAATGTTGGAAGAGTAGGCAAAGGGTTAGAAGGCATGGGTGGCATATTTGGTTTAGGTAGTGGTGGGGCTGAGGGCAATGGAGGCAATATGGGGTTGGGAAGAGCAGGAATTTTGGGCAATGCCGGGGGTGGTGCGGCCGGCGGTGTGTCTAAAAGGTGGCGAGTTGCCAAAATTGGATTGGTTGAGAGTGATAAGGCTATGATTATTGATAGAATAGAGAAAATCTTGAGGAAACCCATGTTTTGATGACAAAAAAGACAAGTACTTGTGTTGGATATGTCAATAATGTATTTAGTGGGGAGTCTTTTTTCGTTGTGGAGTTATATGATGAATGTAGTGGGTTATTTATAGAGAGGAATAAGTACACTGGCTCAAAGGTTTGGGTGGGCATGAAAATGAGTTTGATGGGTTTTGGTTGCATAAATTATGAGATATAACGATTGGTTAGTTGAGCTTCCTTGACTAATTTGAAGTTCCAAAATTTTAACAAGCTAGCTCAAAAGAAATTTTCATGACTTGAACTCTTATGTGATAGAATAGAAATAGTTAAAATATGTGTTTGTGTGTTATAGGTTATTGAACTAATCAAGACCAAGGAAATATATGGTTGGACCTAATTATTGGTTTGTCAAATACTAGTGTTTTGACTTTGTGTTCTATTTTGccataaaaattaatgtttGTGCCTTAAGTTGCCTGGCCTCAAGAGTGTCTTCGGTaaacaataaagaaacatatgTTTAtccctagaaaaaaaaaacattgtttATGAAAAGCAATAATAAACCACTacgattaaaaaataaataaataaaaaattatgattgCTCAAATAAAGATAACGAGATAATTGTAGTAAGATTTGATCTTCACATGTGAATTGCTAATTTTTTATAGtgtgtttggtaacactttttctaatcagttttttttttttttattttaaaatttaaaaaataaaaaatactatccaaaatcatgttctataaaattaaatatgtttttactttttaattgaaaatgaaaattttaaacattttgaaaacaaaaaaaagtcacttttaaaatattttaaaattatttttttatcaatatttTAGATATAGACTCCCACCCCTAACCTAGATCTTGGAATCCAGACCTGCACCCCATCCCAGACCCTAACCTAGACCCACCAGACCCCGACTCCAGCTCTGGTCCTGGactcgacttaaataaaatcaacaaataaaaataaaattaaaatttacagaatatacttttattttttgcttttaaaattaaaaaacaaaaatagttaCAGAagactttttgtttttcaaaagcaaaattttaaaaacaaaaattttacttttattttcgtgattaaaaaatttaaaaacaaaagtattaccaaatgctatcttaatttttaagaaaatcatattttaaaagaataaataaaataataaatttcaaataaataacattatatAAAAGATTCAATTATAGTAACCTTGGCATTTATTTCTTGTTTctattcattaatcaattccaaatagtaaattagaggagaaggtatacagactactatataaagattttcctctaagagtggtgaacatatgcaagcttaaaagtctacctatagattaaaataaatatctcacaaatagtatttttattatGACATCTTTTCTTTTAGGTTTCAAAAGAGCATCAtagaattaattatataataaaaggtcagtgggagtaatatttattttagggtaaataccattttggaccctgtattttgcaaaagttacagattggaccctgtgttttgttaaatgacaaaatggaccctgtattttataaaatagtaaaaataggaccctaagcttaatttttgacaacttttttttttaatgcaaccaacttgaagacaatgcttaatacgaacaaatacaaaaaatgtaaacaattttgtcatagcacttttagatcggattataattaaactttattttgacaaaaaatcaattcagggtcctatttgtactattttagaaaatacagggtccattttgtcatttaacaaaacacagggtccaattggtaacttttgtaaaacagagggtccaaaatggtatttaccctttattTTATATGCATAGATAGAATGTTACTTGCAG from Cannabis sativa cultivar Pink pepper isolate KNU-18-1 chromosome 4, ASM2916894v1, whole genome shotgun sequence carries:
- the LOC115714674 gene encoding protein PELPK1 — its product is MGFLKIFSILSIIIALSLSTNPILATRHLLDTPPAAPPPALPKIPALPNPILPPLPSAPPLPKPNMPPMPSNPLPTLPTLPKPNIAPLPSNPLPALPTLPKPNVAPLPSNPLPTLPTNPANNVPSIPKVTLPPLPTIPTTMPSIPTIPNLPFLSPPPSN